A portion of the Neorhodopirellula lusitana genome contains these proteins:
- a CDS encoding FtsX-like permease family protein: MNSTPKASALSRRTSLAWKNLTHTLMRTVVSIGGIGFAIVLIFMQLGFLGSVGETATVVYERMPCQILVRSPDYLHVYSPSSLPGELPNLLSSVPEVAKATPLDIGVTEWRTPARGNRPASFRAIAIMGVDLDEPAFNLPELQGQVRAELNRAGSVIIDQDSSKDFGPLNNIAFGPQDVGMTTEVARTNAKVVGTFKMGTGLAANGALLCSRETFDKLTPMPHAGKVSLVLVSLKSPDEVEAGLRAIQRRLRSLGGQASNATAITLTRAKSKEIQRWYWQTPIGLIFWVGVGMALVVGSVISYMILASDVAAHLSEYATLRAMGYSDGYLVKTLLSQSSLLALMAFPPSLLLAMVLYQITSAHTSIPIHMNSFRVFFVLAMAMAMCNAAGVIALRKLLKAEPANLF; encoded by the coding sequence ATGAATAGCACGCCGAAAGCATCCGCATTGTCGCGAAGAACGTCGCTGGCGTGGAAGAACCTCACTCACACGTTGATGCGAACGGTTGTGTCCATCGGCGGCATCGGTTTCGCCATCGTCTTGATCTTCATGCAACTCGGGTTCCTGGGTAGCGTCGGTGAGACCGCGACGGTGGTTTACGAGCGGATGCCATGCCAAATCTTGGTGCGTTCGCCAGACTACCTGCATGTCTATTCGCCCTCCAGTTTGCCAGGCGAGTTACCCAATCTTCTGTCGAGTGTCCCGGAGGTTGCCAAAGCGACTCCGTTGGATATCGGGGTGACGGAGTGGCGAACGCCTGCGCGGGGTAACAGGCCCGCGTCGTTCCGCGCCATCGCAATCATGGGGGTCGACTTGGACGAACCCGCCTTCAATTTGCCCGAATTGCAGGGACAGGTTCGAGCGGAATTGAACCGAGCTGGGTCGGTGATCATTGATCAAGACAGCTCGAAAGATTTTGGCCCGCTCAACAATATTGCGTTCGGACCGCAGGACGTCGGCATGACCACGGAAGTCGCTCGGACGAATGCCAAGGTCGTCGGGACATTCAAGATGGGAACCGGATTGGCGGCAAACGGTGCTTTGTTGTGTTCCCGGGAGACGTTCGACAAGTTGACCCCAATGCCGCATGCAGGCAAGGTTTCATTGGTGTTGGTGAGCCTAAAGTCACCGGACGAAGTGGAGGCGGGGTTGCGTGCGATCCAGCGTCGATTGCGTTCGCTCGGCGGGCAGGCGTCCAATGCCACGGCGATTACGCTGACCAGGGCGAAGTCGAAAGAGATTCAGCGATGGTATTGGCAGACGCCGATCGGCTTGATCTTTTGGGTCGGCGTGGGGATGGCGTTAGTGGTCGGTAGCGTGATCAGTTACATGATTTTGGCCTCCGACGTGGCGGCTCACCTTTCGGAATACGCGACGCTTCGGGCGATGGGATACAGCGACGGGTATCTGGTGAAGACACTGTTGTCTCAATCTAGCTTGCTCGCGTTGATGGCCTTCCCGCCATCGCTGCTACTGGCAATGGTTCTGTACCAAATCACCTCCGCTCATACCTCCATCCCGATTCACATGAATAGCTTCCGAGTGTTCTTTGTTCTCGCGATGGCGATGGCCATGTGCAACGCCGCTGGCGTGATCGCTCTGCGGAAACTTTTGAAAGCGGAACCAGCTAACCTGTTCTAG
- a CDS encoding HlyD family efflux transporter periplasmic adaptor subunit — MPSYHHLITIVLLTALCGCDQGPFSSASRQETERQAAAAQADSMPATSIVAQGTLRPRGGVLAVMAPPGDRVLRVAVREGDWVQAGDLLVELESFRVKTIELDVAETKLAEGKVQLAAEQASSNAKLQVARTKLNQAETQLRQSENSYKIADSPGGRLDLLRRAAELGQRKLDRLRVASNDSSTERLVSENKLEEESLRISETRAQYESARIEASDAIEAGRLAVLAAKQEIIAAEKSIEAAVASTGIDSLEKQIELLRLNLETARLVSPTNGRVLAVDTMTGQATTTMPLMHLADTEHMVCVAEINVADIDRIQPGQPAIIQSPGLSKSLDATVQRVHQMIAPPALPSPFPMAPVDRHTAEVTLTVADADAEYAAKRIQLQVEVTIDTSGDE; from the coding sequence ATGCCGTCATATCACCACCTTATCACGATCGTTTTATTGACCGCTCTTTGCGGTTGCGATCAGGGTCCGTTTTCTTCCGCCAGTCGCCAAGAAACGGAACGGCAAGCGGCGGCTGCACAAGCGGATTCGATGCCAGCGACCAGCATAGTGGCTCAGGGCACGCTTCGTCCACGCGGCGGAGTGTTGGCCGTAATGGCTCCGCCGGGCGATCGCGTGTTGCGAGTGGCCGTCCGTGAAGGCGATTGGGTTCAGGCGGGGGACCTGCTGGTCGAACTGGAGAGCTTCCGAGTGAAGACGATCGAGTTGGATGTGGCCGAAACCAAGCTGGCCGAAGGCAAAGTTCAGCTTGCAGCGGAACAGGCCTCTTCGAATGCGAAATTGCAAGTCGCTCGTACCAAACTGAACCAAGCGGAAACGCAACTGCGACAATCTGAAAACAGTTACAAGATTGCCGACAGCCCCGGCGGTCGACTTGACCTGCTTCGCCGTGCCGCGGAGCTGGGGCAGCGGAAACTCGATCGGCTGCGGGTCGCTTCGAATGACTCTTCCACCGAACGGTTGGTGTCCGAAAACAAGCTTGAAGAAGAATCACTGCGAATCAGTGAGACACGAGCTCAGTACGAGTCGGCAAGGATTGAAGCGAGCGACGCGATTGAGGCCGGTCGACTGGCCGTGTTAGCCGCGAAGCAAGAGATCATCGCGGCGGAGAAATCGATCGAGGCGGCAGTGGCTTCCACAGGAATCGACTCGCTCGAAAAGCAAATCGAACTGCTGAGACTGAACCTGGAGACGGCTCGTTTAGTCAGCCCAACCAACGGTCGCGTTTTGGCCGTCGACACGATGACCGGACAAGCGACCACGACAATGCCGCTAATGCATCTGGCCGACACCGAGCACATGGTGTGTGTGGCGGAGATCAATGTTGCGGACATCGATCGTATCCAACCCGGCCAGCCGGCAATCATCCAGAGTCCAGGTCTTTCGAAGTCGCTCGACGCCACGGTCCAGCGAGTTCATCAAATGATCGCTCCGCCCGCGCTTCCCAGCCCGTTCCCCATGGCTCCCGTGGATCGCCATACGGCCGAAGTCACACTGACCGTGGCCGATGCGGACGCGGAGTACGCGGCTAAGCGAATTCAGTTGCAAGTTGAGGTCACTATCGACACGTCTGGCGATGAATAG
- a CDS encoding ATP-binding cassette domain-containing protein: MRRFKSKSVEADRLLDGSAAIDVCGVNHFYGSGDARKQVLHDNHLQVQPGEIVIMTGQSGSGKTTLLTLIGTLRRVQEGQLHVLGEPLHLARTSQINALRMRLGFIFQAHNLFSSLTALQNVRMALELQPGRHSRAEQNRRCEEMLTAVGLGDRIHYKPKGLSGGQKQRVAVARGLVHQPKILLADEPTAALDEKSGRDVVNLFQREARERGTAIVIVTHDNRILDVADRIVKMDFGKIARDTNLGEAALLGEMLHRCDLFTNVSVSTLTSFARKMKREEYLPGQRIVTYGDVGDRFYIIREGEVVVRRPPSNDDGETLPESTKGFANSFTDVARLSEGDFFGETALLNNAPRNAHVDAVTESVTYSLDAETFKEVMSEQKSMTEEVRSALFSE, from the coding sequence TTGAGGCGTTTCAAATCGAAAAGCGTTGAGGCGGACCGCCTCCTCGATGGCTCCGCTGCGATCGATGTTTGCGGAGTCAACCATTTCTACGGCAGTGGCGATGCCCGCAAACAGGTCCTGCACGACAATCATCTGCAAGTTCAACCCGGCGAGATCGTGATCATGACGGGGCAAAGTGGTTCCGGAAAGACCACCTTGCTGACGTTGATTGGGACCCTGCGGCGGGTACAGGAAGGCCAGCTGCATGTGCTGGGGGAGCCCCTGCATCTGGCGAGAACCTCCCAAATCAACGCTCTCCGCATGCGACTGGGGTTCATCTTCCAGGCTCACAATCTGTTCAGTTCCCTCACCGCGTTGCAGAACGTACGGATGGCGTTGGAATTGCAACCAGGCCGGCATTCTCGGGCCGAACAAAATCGCCGATGTGAAGAGATGCTCACCGCGGTCGGTCTGGGCGATCGGATTCATTACAAACCCAAAGGCCTGTCCGGCGGCCAAAAGCAGCGAGTCGCGGTGGCACGCGGACTCGTCCATCAGCCCAAAATCCTGCTGGCGGATGAACCTACGGCGGCACTGGACGAAAAATCAGGCCGCGACGTTGTCAATCTGTTCCAGCGTGAGGCTCGGGAACGCGGCACGGCCATCGTTATCGTCACGCACGACAACCGAATCCTGGACGTGGCGGACCGGATCGTGAAGATGGACTTCGGCAAGATCGCCCGAGACACGAACCTGGGCGAGGCGGCACTGTTGGGCGAAATGCTTCACCGATGTGATCTGTTCACGAACGTCAGCGTCAGCACCCTGACCAGCTTCGCTCGAAAGATGAAACGTGAAGAATACCTGCCCGGCCAGCGGATTGTGACGTACGGCGACGTGGGCGACCGGTTCTACATCATTCGCGAGGGCGAAGTGGTCGTCCGGCGACCGCCCAGTAACGACGATGGCGAAACGTTGCCCGAATCGACCAAGGGCTTTGCAAACTCGTTCACCGACGTCGCCCGACTGAGTGAGGGCGACTTTTTCGGGGAAACCGCGTTGCTTAACAACGCCCCCCGAAATGCCCACGTTGACGCTGTCACCGAATCAGTCACCTACAGTTTGGACGCCGAAACGTTCAAAGAAGTGATGAGCGAACAAAAATCGATGACCGAAGAAGTCCGCAGTGCGTTGTTTAGCGAATAG
- a CDS encoding cyclic-phosphate processing receiver domain-containing protein: MKVYLDDGRTTPEGWHRVYWPDEAIALLKTGTVTFANTSIPERIVTSWLGHSDSERVRHFYHLADEEALREMENLDLVGKDAGRSGVEEVRNPDSIVGFGPATGGPAVV; this comes from the coding sequence ATGAAGGTCTATCTCGACGATGGACGAACGACGCCCGAGGGGTGGCACCGCGTCTATTGGCCCGATGAAGCCATTGCGTTGTTGAAAACCGGGACAGTTACCTTTGCGAACACCTCGATCCCTGAACGGATCGTGACGAGTTGGCTTGGGCACTCTGACAGCGAGAGGGTACGACACTTCTACCACTTGGCCGACGAGGAAGCTCTTCGCGAAATGGAGAACCTCGATCTTGTTGGAAAAGACGCCGGACGTTCCGGTGTTGAGGAAGTTCGTAACCCTGACTCGATCGTTGGGTTTGGCCCTGCCACCGGCGGGCCTGCTGTGGTTTGA
- a CDS encoding diadenosine tetraphosphatase produces MKDGAVWIVDKAGHRRDTVRIKWYEDGAGRTYRQHHLGSDEVPNVPIARGDLARVDFYPRDAVPVFVGHYWLTGTPTPLAAIVACTDYSVAKGGQLVAYRWDGESKLSAEKFHWVGKE; encoded by the coding sequence TTGAAAGATGGAGCGGTATGGATTGTCGACAAAGCTGGACATCGGCGAGACACAGTTCGGATCAAATGGTACGAAGACGGTGCTGGTCGAACCTATCGTCAGCATCACCTTGGCAGCGACGAAGTGCCTAACGTTCCGATTGCCAGGGGCGATCTGGCAAGGGTTGACTTCTACCCGCGTGACGCGGTGCCGGTGTTTGTGGGTCATTATTGGCTCACCGGTACGCCGACGCCACTGGCGGCCATTGTGGCTTGCACAGACTACAGCGTGGCCAAGGGCGGCCAGTTGGTTGCTTATCGCTGGGATGGTGAGTCGAAACTGAGTGCCGAGAAGTTCCATTGGGTCGGGAAAGAATGA
- a CDS encoding metallophosphoesterase produces the protein MERRNRLQAFDIIGDIHGNADQLKRLLVDVGYTSPGKGYWHRNRKIVFVGDFVDRSPAIGEVVAIARAMVEEGGCFGGDWEPLEV, from the coding sequence ATGGAGAGGAGGAATAGACTGCAAGCGTTCGACATCATTGGCGACATCCACGGAAATGCGGATCAATTGAAACGTCTACTCGTCGATGTTGGATATACAAGTCCCGGAAAAGGATATTGGCATCGAAATAGAAAGATCGTGTTTGTTGGTGACTTCGTGGATCGCAGTCCGGCGATTGGTGAAGTTGTTGCGATTGCTCGTGCGATGGTGGAGGAGGGGGGATGCTTTGGCGGTGATTGGGAACCTTTGGAAGTTTGA
- a CDS encoding DUF4268 domain-containing protein — MKANAQPLQEILYSNAQFLIPFFQRSYSWERDNWERLGNDIQSLLSEDQDKKHFLGPLVCALVSAAPGQTPQYQLIDGQQRLTTLSLLLTALRDEAKRAGEEEFAAEIEEQYLVNRFKKGLERYKLVPRTGDRELFSALIDLKKVEDQDTKLIVAHDFFRKFIRTHAHQDSSYLRRLFDTVVGRLYLVAITLDEEDPYEIFESLNSTGLPLQESDLIRNFLFMQIPLADQEDFQQESWAPFEDEFEPSAGEVAIAPTAFYRDFLMRHGQYSKARETFSDFKKYFEKTKSSPAESVAELHRFVGFAKNIANHGKGLPAKVTTVLRQFAWMEANTANPVMLNLLDKRASGTISDEDFIGCVSDLNSFVLRRSICGESTRAYGKWFCELAGELTGNVREKLQGYLLHRGWPDSETFERSLASFPIYRREFKKCRIVLEALERADGHKELVDLTDGIQIEHVMPQKLPGGAAGKSWKEMLGDRYKKVHERWLHTIGNLTLTGYNQTLSNRAFGEKRKELCDSKLTLNKVFEHIDQWGEEQITSRATDLGPQVSRLWKRPPSDIEYTPPTKKTDGTNKVRERRKQYWAALTEMLASSSVTLRPVRKSEVRTCDFFLPMADVSLAALLVPNKKQLVLQLRFSRSRGREIFAGLKADRDAINERFTTQPLWESGSKPTITWVLNGFAIRDRYDWLEHHSWLTKTLTEFEQGFLGRLRSLHEAVKEKSTNKQMMLDFWIGFRVRMFERGCELLATTPLPQQWNNLAIGKSEVWTYAHIKPPQSQISAWMIMNSAMSPVFFPQLEANKTQIESEFGHQLEWQKEGLKQWRIGITRCDVSFDDKDQWQSQHDWLIDQLSNFDRVFRDRIQTLEKANAGDGEEE; from the coding sequence ATGAAGGCAAACGCGCAACCACTTCAAGAGATCCTTTACTCGAACGCACAATTCCTGATCCCGTTCTTTCAGCGGTCATACTCTTGGGAACGAGATAATTGGGAACGACTTGGCAATGACATCCAATCCCTTCTGTCCGAAGATCAGGATAAGAAGCACTTTCTGGGACCCCTTGTTTGCGCTCTTGTCTCGGCTGCACCTGGCCAGACGCCGCAGTACCAGTTGATCGACGGCCAGCAACGGCTGACGACGTTGTCGCTACTGTTGACCGCTTTGCGTGATGAAGCGAAGCGAGCTGGGGAAGAAGAATTTGCCGCGGAGATCGAAGAGCAATATCTTGTTAACCGCTTCAAAAAGGGGCTGGAGAGATACAAGCTAGTTCCCCGTACAGGCGATCGCGAGCTCTTCTCGGCATTGATCGACCTGAAGAAGGTTGAGGACCAAGATACGAAACTCATCGTCGCACACGACTTCTTTCGGAAGTTCATTCGCACGCATGCCCACCAGGATTCAAGCTATCTTCGACGATTGTTTGATACGGTTGTCGGCCGACTGTACTTGGTTGCAATCACCCTGGATGAGGAGGATCCGTACGAGATTTTTGAGAGTTTGAATTCGACAGGGCTTCCGCTTCAAGAATCGGATTTGATCCGCAACTTCCTGTTCATGCAGATCCCTCTTGCCGACCAGGAAGATTTCCAGCAGGAATCATGGGCTCCGTTTGAAGATGAGTTTGAACCATCGGCTGGCGAGGTCGCGATTGCGCCGACAGCGTTCTACCGCGATTTTCTGATGCGGCATGGTCAGTACTCGAAAGCACGAGAGACATTTAGCGACTTCAAGAAGTATTTCGAGAAGACCAAGTCGTCACCGGCCGAGTCTGTTGCCGAGCTTCATCGGTTCGTTGGGTTTGCGAAGAACATTGCGAACCACGGAAAGGGACTGCCGGCCAAGGTGACTACTGTTCTTCGACAGTTTGCGTGGATGGAGGCCAACACAGCTAACCCTGTCATGCTGAACTTGTTGGATAAGCGGGCATCGGGCACTATCTCGGATGAGGATTTCATCGGTTGCGTTTCGGACCTGAATAGCTTCGTCTTGCGTCGCTCGATTTGTGGTGAGTCAACAAGAGCTTACGGAAAGTGGTTCTGCGAATTGGCTGGCGAACTGACCGGAAATGTACGAGAGAAGCTTCAGGGCTATTTGTTGCATCGCGGTTGGCCCGATAGCGAAACGTTCGAGCGAAGTCTTGCAAGTTTCCCCATTTACCGTCGTGAGTTTAAAAAGTGCCGGATTGTCCTGGAAGCATTGGAGAGGGCAGACGGCCATAAGGAGCTGGTTGACCTGACGGATGGCATTCAGATCGAGCACGTGATGCCTCAGAAACTGCCAGGCGGCGCTGCGGGCAAGAGCTGGAAGGAGATGCTCGGAGATCGATACAAGAAGGTGCACGAGCGCTGGCTTCATACGATCGGAAATCTGACGCTCACCGGGTACAACCAAACACTCAGCAACCGTGCCTTCGGAGAGAAGAGGAAAGAGCTGTGCGACAGTAAGTTGACTCTGAACAAGGTCTTTGAACACATCGACCAGTGGGGCGAGGAACAGATCACTTCACGTGCAACAGACCTTGGCCCGCAAGTGAGCCGTCTCTGGAAGAGACCCCCGAGCGATATCGAGTACACGCCTCCGACGAAGAAAACCGATGGTACGAACAAGGTTCGTGAACGCCGAAAGCAATACTGGGCTGCACTTACGGAAATGCTGGCGAGCAGTTCAGTAACTCTTCGCCCCGTGCGGAAAAGCGAGGTCAGAACCTGCGACTTCTTTCTACCGATGGCGGATGTTAGCCTGGCAGCTCTCCTCGTCCCGAATAAGAAGCAGCTGGTGCTTCAGTTGCGTTTCTCCCGGTCGCGGGGGCGCGAAATTTTTGCTGGGTTAAAGGCAGATCGCGACGCGATCAATGAGCGGTTTACAACTCAGCCACTTTGGGAGTCTGGTAGCAAGCCAACGATCACGTGGGTGCTTAACGGCTTTGCCATACGCGATCGGTACGACTGGCTAGAACATCACAGCTGGCTCACCAAAACGTTGACGGAATTTGAGCAGGGCTTTCTGGGGCGACTTCGCTCTTTGCACGAAGCGGTCAAAGAAAAATCTACGAATAAGCAGATGATGCTCGATTTCTGGATCGGTTTTCGCGTTCGCATGTTCGAGCGAGGTTGCGAGTTGCTGGCGACGACGCCACTGCCACAGCAGTGGAATAATCTGGCGATCGGGAAGTCGGAAGTTTGGACCTATGCGCATATCAAGCCGCCACAATCACAAATTTCCGCGTGGATGATTATGAACAGTGCGATGTCGCCGGTTTTCTTCCCACAGTTGGAGGCCAATAAAACGCAGATCGAATCGGAGTTCGGCCATCAACTAGAGTGGCAGAAGGAGGGACTGAAACAATGGCGTATTGGAATCACTCGATGCGACGTTTCATTTGACGACAAAGACCAATGGCAGTCACAACACGATTGGCTGATTGACCAGCTCTCGAATTTTGACCGAGTCTTTCGCGATCGAATACAGACGCTCGAAAAGGCAAACGCAGGGGATGGAGAGGAGGAATAG
- a CDS encoding helix-turn-helix domain-containing protein has translation MQFGDRVRVLRTQRAMTQQDLADRMGVSVSYISKVENGKLHFGDYPSEKFIHKLASELKANEDELLLLADKVPASIRKRIRQRPELFRRLAKLDNATLDSLAASLEIPNWPK, from the coding sequence ATGCAATTCGGCGACCGAGTGCGAGTACTTCGTACGCAACGAGCAATGACTCAGCAAGACCTTGCGGATCGTATGGGTGTGAGCGTTTCGTACATTAGCAAAGTGGAGAACGGCAAGTTGCACTTCGGCGATTACCCATCGGAGAAATTCATCCACAAGTTGGCTAGCGAGCTGAAAGCCAATGAAGACGAGCTGCTGTTGTTGGCGGACAAGGTGCCTGCGTCAATTCGCAAGCGAATTCGTCAGCGGCCGGAGTTGTTTCGAAGGCTTGCAAAATTGGATAACGCCACACTAGACAGCCTTGCTGCATCACTAGAAATACCCAATTGGCCGAAGTAG